The following proteins come from a genomic window of Sorghum bicolor cultivar BTx623 chromosome 3, Sorghum_bicolor_NCBIv3, whole genome shotgun sequence:
- the LOC8058245 gene encoding phospholipase A1-II 2 — MFSGDMAAGRWRELHGSNHWEGLLDPLDVNLRRCLITYGEMIMATYEAFIGESRSPNAGMCRYRRADLFRRVDVSRPGWYEATRYLYATASAEVRGKVLLRPLCRQGRARECNWMGYVAVATDQGAAALGRRDIVVAWRGTQRALEWVADLKLALASAAGILGPEGAGGSDPSVHRGYLSLYTSADEGSNLSKQSARMQVLTEIARLMDKYKDEETSITVVGHSLGATMATLNAADIVANAYNKTPGYDSRRAPVTAIVFGSPRTGDRDFRDVFHRLPDLRMLRIRNRPDRIPHYPPVGYADVGVELLIDTRRSPFLKPHGNESQSHDLEVHLHGVAGWQGDHGGFELVVDRDVALVNKFDDCLADEYPVPVGWKVHHNKNMVKGPDGRWVLEDHEPDYEDEDDNVDL, encoded by the exons GAGGGAGCTGCACGGCAGCAACCACTGGGAGGGCCTGCTGGACCCGCTAGACGTGAACCTCCGGCGCTGCCTCATCACCTACGGCGAGATGATCATGGCCACGTACGAGGCGTTCATCGGCGAGAGCCGGTCCCCGAACGCCGGGATGTGCCGGTACCGCCGCGCCGACCTGTTCCGGCGCGTGGACGTGTCCCGCCCCGGGTGGTACGAGGCCACGCGGTACCTCTACGCCACGGCCAGCGCCGAGGTGCGCGGGAAGGTGCTCCTCCGGCCGCTCTGCCGGCAGGGCCGCGCCAGGGAGTGCAACTGGATGGGGTATGTCGCCGTGGCCACGGACCAGGGCGCCGCCGCGCTCGGGCGCAGGGACATCGTCGTGGCGTGGCGCGGCACGCAGCGCGCGCTCGAGTGGGTGGCCGACCTCAAGCTCGCGCTCGCCTCGGCGGCGGGTATCCTGGGTCCGGAGGGCGCCGGCGGCTCCGACCCGTCGGTGCACCGCGGGTACCTGTCGCTTTACACGTCGGCCGACGAAGGCTCCAACCTGAGCAAGCAGAGCGCCAGAATGCAG GTGTTGACAGAGATCGCAAGGCTAATGGACAAATACAAGGACGAGGAGACGAGCATCACCGTGGTTGGCCACAGCCTCGGCGCGACCATGGCCACCCTGAACGCCGCCGACATCGTCGCCAATGCCTACAACAAGACCCCGGGCTACGACAGCCGCCGTGCTCCGGTGACAGCCATCGTGTTCGGCAGCCCACGCACGGGGGACCGCGACTTCCGGGACGTCTTCCACCGCCTCCCGGACCTCCGGATGCTCCGCATCCGGAACAGGCCGGACCGCATCCCGCACTACCCGCCCGTGGGCTACGCCGACGTGGGCGTCGAGCTGCTCATCGACACGCGCCGGTCGCCGTTCCTCAAGCCCCACGGCAACGAGTCGCAGTCGCACGACCTCGAGGTCcacctccacggcgtcgccgGCTGGCAGGGCGACCACGGCGGGTTCGAGCTGGTGGTGGACCGGGACGTTGCGCTGGTGAACAAGTTCGACGACTGCCTCGCCGACGAGTACCCGGTGCCCGTGGGCTGGAAGGTGCACCACAACAAGAATATGGTGAAAGGGCCCGACGGGAGGTGGGTCTTGGAGGACCATGAGCCAGACTACGAAGACGAGGATGACAACGTCGACTTGTAG